The following coding sequences lie in one Metallumcola ferriviriculae genomic window:
- a CDS encoding DUF6773 family protein, whose protein sequence is MKRQFDERIVETKRKISSRAFYIMLWGFLVVTLYRQFYLNQEFSDYGDYFIIWIAASFYVAFGEVLQGVNPFGSSRYKFWAVPLMMAGSILAVQIFQGTVVSFVEGVLTFVIALICSSVTLYVLFLLYRRWEKRNVDSD, encoded by the coding sequence TTGAAAAGGCAATTTGACGAGCGTATTGTGGAAACCAAAAGGAAAATTAGTTCCAGGGCATTTTATATTATGCTATGGGGTTTCCTGGTTGTTACCCTTTACCGGCAGTTTTATCTTAACCAGGAATTCAGTGACTATGGTGACTATTTTATTATCTGGATCGCTGCTTCGTTTTATGTTGCTTTTGGCGAGGTTCTGCAGGGAGTTAATCCCTTTGGTAGCAGCCGCTACAAGTTTTGGGCGGTGCCATTGATGATGGCAGGCTCAATCTTAGCAGTACAGATTTTCCAGGGAACAGTGGTATCGTTTGTAGAAGGGGTTCTTACATTTGTTATAGCTTTAATTTGCAGCAGCGTGACATTGTATGTCTTGTTCCTTCTTTACCGGCGGTGGGAAAAAAGAAATGTCGATAGTGATTAG
- a CDS encoding capping complex subunit for YIEGIA, with translation MSENIGKPKAEILAIITLNKERVLGGKQLTLLAQNEEEQKNMTLEIAKGIKADVIKMKTGDYLIVQV, from the coding sequence GTGAGCGAAAATATAGGAAAACCTAAGGCAGAAATTTTGGCTATAATCACTTTAAATAAAGAACGGGTGTTAGGCGGTAAGCAGCTGACCCTGTTAGCCCAAAATGAAGAGGAACAAAAAAATATGACTCTGGAAATTGCCAAAGGAATTAAGGCAGATGTGATAAAGATGAAAACCGGAGATTACTTGATAGTACAGGTATAA
- a CDS encoding YIEGIA family protein translates to MNQGLITSHQILMIITGTVIGTFARTITLKEDYRQYPSYPNGYLIHLVIGFIAAALGAVAIPALVTKNFVAVTFLALAIQQFREVRKMEATSLANLEQTEFTKRGAAYIDGISKTFEARNYVALLVSFSTSLTMQFFNKLWLVLDMGIGIAVGLTVLYLLHRLSKGKTVGDIADVKEAKITMKNDELYVDDIYVTNLVGLERGQQLVSEEGLAVIIYPREERFRIMLDNFGQRQAILFDAARSLGVKRYSFTRKDYQKGRLVIMIVPIEGEIERMIRTVKNTPLLEAIRKTPHVMDTNLAGRE, encoded by the coding sequence GTGAATCAAGGTTTAATCACCTCTCACCAAATATTAATGATCATTACCGGTACTGTAATCGGTACATTTGCCCGGACAATCACTCTAAAAGAGGATTATCGGCAGTACCCCAGCTACCCCAACGGATATCTAATTCACCTTGTAATAGGATTTATTGCAGCTGCTTTAGGTGCAGTTGCTATTCCTGCTTTGGTAACAAAGAACTTCGTCGCTGTGACTTTTCTCGCTTTGGCAATCCAGCAGTTTCGGGAAGTAAGAAAAATGGAAGCGACAAGCCTGGCAAACTTGGAGCAGACTGAGTTCACAAAGCGGGGAGCAGCATACATTGACGGTATTTCTAAAACATTTGAGGCCCGAAACTACGTCGCCCTGCTGGTATCCTTCAGCACCAGTCTGACAATGCAATTTTTTAACAAGTTATGGTTGGTATTAGACATGGGTATTGGCATCGCAGTGGGACTGACAGTGCTCTACCTGCTTCACCGGCTTTCCAAGGGTAAAACGGTAGGTGATATAGCTGACGTTAAAGAAGCAAAGATAACCATGAAGAACGATGAGTTATATGTTGATGATATCTACGTTACCAATCTTGTCGGTCTCGAGCGGGGGCAGCAATTGGTTTCCGAAGAAGGGCTGGCAGTAATCATCTACCCTCGGGAAGAGCGTTTCCGCATCATGCTGGACAATTTCGGCCAAAGGCAGGCCATACTTTTTGATGCCGCCCGATCCCTGGGGGTAAAAAGATATAGTTTTACCCGTAAAGATTATCAAAAGGGCCGCCTGGTCATCATGATAGTGCCTATTGAGGGCGAAATTGAACGCATGATTCGAACGGTTAAGAACACTCCATTATTGGAAGCCATTCGGAAAACACCACATGTAATGGATACCAATCTGGCAGGGAGGGAATAA